Proteins from one Clostridia bacterium genomic window:
- a CDS encoding redox-sensing transcriptional repressor Rex — KAILNFCYVDLDVPDDVIVENVHLRDNLMVLAYKYDNMINE; from the coding sequence CAAAGCAATTCTTAATTTCTGTTATGTAGATCTTGATGTTCCAGACGATGTAATAGTAGAAAATGTACATCTAAGAGACAATCTAATGGTGCTTGCATATAAATACGATAATATGATTAATGAATAA